The DNA sequence TCGGCCCACCCGAAGCGCTCGAACAAGAAGGGCCCTTCCACGCTGCCATGCCGCACCAGGAACGCGTCCAGCTGGGCGTGGATGTCCAGGTAGGCGTCCACCAGCGCCTGCCGCTTCTCGGGGAGCTGGTTCATGACCAACGTGTAGCCCGCGCTCACGAGCCCGCGCTCCATCCCCACAAGCAGGTTCTCGATGCCCCGCTCATAGGGGTCCTCACGCCGCACCGGGACAGCGGTGAAGCGGTCCTCGAAGTACGCCATGAGCACGAGGCTCTCCTTGAGGCTGCGGCCGTCTTCGAGCTCCAGCACCGGGAGCGCCGTGGTGCCCCCGCTCAGCGCGAGCACGTGGGGGTCGCGCGGCTTGGTGATGTCCACGACGCGGAACGAGACGGCGTCACGCAGGCCCTTGAGCTCCAGGAGGATCTCGACGCGCTGGCTGAAGGGGCAGACGGGGATGTGGTAGACGCAGAGGGTCATGGTGAGGCTCCTAGGACTTGGGAGAGTTCTACTTGCTGCCCACCCGCGACCCCGCCCCCGCCTTCGGGTCCATCACGTTCGCCAGGTCCACCAGGTTCCACACGCCATCGTTCCGGTACAGCCGCTTGCCCAGCCGCGGGTAGTCCCCCACGTCGTGCGCTAGCCGCTGGCCCACCACCAAACACCGCAGCACGTCGGGCCCAGGGTTGTGGAACACATGCGCCGGCCCCCCGGCCGGGAGCCCCACGAAGTCGCCTGCCCCCAGGTCGAAGGTCTGCTCGTCCAGCGTCACGCGCGCCTGCCCCGAGAGCACGTAGACGCACTCGTCCTCTTGGTGGTGCACGTGGTACTCGGTGGAGTCTGCGCCCACCGGCACCTCGATGAGGTGGATGCCGAAGCCCTTGAGCCCCGTGGCGTCGCCGAGCGACTTGTTGGTGCGCCGGCCGTTCGGGTTCAGGAAGTGCACCTTCTCGGTGCCCTCCATGGCGTCGATGGCCTCGGCCGTGAGGATGAAGCGCGCGCTCGGGGAAGCAGGATCGTGGCTCATGGCCACGGTGATACGTGATGCCGCGTTCGGACGCCATGGTGTAGCGTGCGGGCATGTCACGCCCTGCCCTACTCGCTGCGCTCCTGTCCCTCGCCACCTTCGTCACGGGCTGTGATGACGAGGCGCTGCCGCCCCTGCCCGACTCGCCGAGCTACGTGCTGACCGAGGACGAGGGGCGCCCCGCGCAGGTGTACGTGCCGCGCGACTACGACCCGGCCACGCAGTACCCGCTCGTGGTTCTGCTGCACGGCTATGGCGCAGGCGGCGGCGCGCAGAACCTGTACTTCGGGCTCAGCAACCAGACCACGGCGCAGCAGTTCATCTTGCTGGTGCCCAACGGCACCCGCGACAGCACGGGCACCTCCTTCTGGAACTCGGACCCGCGCATCAGCGGCGAGACCGTGGACGACGTGGCCTACCTGCGTCGGTTGCTCGCCGAGGCCCAGGCCAACTTCCGCGTGGACCCGCAGCGCGTGTACCTCTTTGGCCACAGCAACGGGGGCTTCATGAGCTACCGCATGGCCTGTGAGGCGCCCGACGTGATCACCGCCATCGCCAGTCTGAACGGGATGCCGCCCGAGGACCCGAGCGAGTGCACCCCCGAGCTGCCGGTGAGCGTGCTGCAGATCCACGGCACGGCGGACGACACGGTGCTCTACGACGGCAGGGCCACGGACGATGGCCTCGGCTACCCCAGCGCCCCCGTGGCCGTCGAGCGCTTCGCCGAGGCCGCCGGCTGCAACCTGGACGCTTCCGAGGAGGGCGAGGCGCTCGACCTCGATGACGCGCTGCCCGGCAACGAGACCGTGGTGCTGGAGTACGAGCAGGGCTGTGACCGCGGGCTCGGCGCGGCGCTCTGGACCATGGAAGGCGGCGGCCACTTGCCCGTGCGCTCCGACACGTTCGTTCCCTCCGTGCTCACGTGGCTCAAGCGGCACACCCGCTGAGCCAGACGCGCACGCCCGCGCGGCTCACTCCAGCACGAACGCGCGCACGCCGCCCAGGTCCATGGCGGCGCTCATGCGGTCGCAGCCCCCGTCGGGC is a window from the Sandaracinaceae bacterium genome containing:
- a CDS encoding glutathione S-transferase; this translates as MTLCVYHIPVCPFSQRVEILLELKGLRDAVSFRVVDITKPRDPHVLALSGGTTALPVLELEDGRSLKESLVLMAYFEDRFTAVPVRREDPYERGIENLLVGMERGLVSAGYTLVMNQLPEKRQALVDAYLDIHAQLDAFLVRHGSVEGPFLFERFGWAEAVFAPFFRRFAFVAYYEDVDLPDEARFARVRAWREACLGHPAAQQVTDEEIIKVYYDYSRNAGNGALPEGRRMSSFVFEPSWRERPWPPRDKYGPSATDEQLGLT
- a CDS encoding cupin domain-containing protein, whose protein sequence is MSHDPASPSARFILTAEAIDAMEGTEKVHFLNPNGRRTNKSLGDATGLKGFGIHLIEVPVGADSTEYHVHHQEDECVYVLSGQARVTLDEQTFDLGAGDFVGLPAGGPAHVFHNPGPDVLRCLVVGQRLAHDVGDYPRLGKRLYRNDGVWNLVDLANVMDPKAGAGSRVGSK
- a CDS encoding alpha/beta fold hydrolase; protein product: MSRPALLAALLSLATFVTGCDDEALPPLPDSPSYVLTEDEGRPAQVYVPRDYDPATQYPLVVLLHGYGAGGGAQNLYFGLSNQTTAQQFILLVPNGTRDSTGTSFWNSDPRISGETVDDVAYLRRLLAEAQANFRVDPQRVYLFGHSNGGFMSYRMACEAPDVITAIASLNGMPPEDPSECTPELPVSVLQIHGTADDTVLYDGRATDDGLGYPSAPVAVERFAEAAGCNLDASEEGEALDLDDALPGNETVVLEYEQGCDRGLGAALWTMEGGGHLPVRSDTFVPSVLTWLKRHTR